A genomic segment from Helicoverpa armigera isolate CAAS_96S chromosome 10, ASM3070526v1, whole genome shotgun sequence encodes:
- the LOC110375210 gene encoding ankyrin repeat and BTB/POZ domain-containing protein 3 isoform X2 gives MLCPARCSCFLCRELQSCRAADARKPNSKNNMCDNFILKKAEAWEPMKFIRGAARLSVRHWQSRDPLTSNKTRIATHKSTSCEQLYPHPSEEESGPFGMRRAPSTDRVKPQSEHKALFKLLGNSRSKKINNSDASDSKVRRSVLNFRKTEAPSSKNVHEKYIPLPQVSSPTEHIYSEPRPTIRSPQSQFDECCRPPVYQSVEKRKEELTKCSADKKIYSNRLPCYEELAQRISQEKNKKANLPLTEGGLANKITQNNNKVVIYFGDSIIRKHNEQKKEEYRLKEDPPKEEVIYANRLLQETENLGLSREVDRGGGDTQMVSEIEVPEAIYSEIKTDDSKDTLEIVTINDATYKKDVYGTMSSDGFIVVEFEGNFERARQLVELVHGGGVDHHEATVLDEDEHCDWSFIQDWRKRPSSGCRPSEEGAWCGGVSGARALRVRVSGAAAAPAPAHARRLSPPPHAHRATTPPRPTSPTNKPTHEEAPPASTEGPSSAQLKAVGAVSQLTVASAPVRSAPAQNSYALERRPPKHDHHHRPAVDSAPPVQNGVRECNSSSDENRSSGHASMSDSGGGGEAGREEPRRTRQPPHARTKHRPHNKLQSPWPGGGGLEDIRSAIKQLTLRSRDSSSTATSASSAGGGSNNGAPESGSAAEARRRRAPLVRQPSLDTVCTNVTSADEFVWVDSHNRLVELRCVPWTASEVSRALQAGRCRDIAPRMAPDTPSRLAYLLQRALVRIAREAQRLSQNFGFCSKHEVAGAFRIVLSTPLADACIKGCQRAATMYATSGSAARRLGSAARARTSLAPGRFQRWMLDVRVASFIHEYAAIYLCAGMETLLEEIALIAGSSAANAPITPAVVDHAVANCADLWGLLQPYSHLNAGRVASGALSLSRWESMSSLGSGSSSGVSRPEHRQLGLSHDSGITTNGSGGSGTSAGSNNSSGGSTASVLLTTCAGSASELRAVLRRVHPRLSPLSPAAERALYYFMRCSQLEHSSTSGGSCGGAGLWGERGAGALPPLGEWVRVIRAHAALRPPPAVPDADDVLQAARLLLPHADCPPRPITMEEAIEPVWSRCPRTADELSRAAVGVAQRALLSGRPDLVGGVRALLPPAGIDAPDASGLTALMKAALAGDEQIVAMLLEAGADPNIETGGACAAHCAVPLSPRSPTTQQNTPAYTPPTAGWTALVYACSGAGGGAVECARRLIAAGARVDGAPARGDDVCTLTPLQVACGVGNLELVQLLLSHGADPFLSTQLNDALCYSPAAQYGCYSAVAVCCAHGRRACVRAAVRGGARAAQAVLSLEEVLAEGAAPPPRPPTFTKQQQRALNDAMYCAAETDHLDITLELHALGVPWSLHAWTLSLAAAADAALDSVIDQLLQDFLQVCPSDDSHYSKQFIYECLPLLFNILRYSKEGTVLLLADILCACYGREPVPGVAQPPPPAGPAPARVDPSYVNNPSLADVTFRVEGRLFYGHKIVLVSESPRLRAMLAPARSSNEALPVANTPPLVQINDIRYHIFEQVMKYLYSGGCTGLDIPETDVLEVLAAASFFQLLPLQRHCEARAAKSVDLHNLVSVYIHAKVYGATQLLEYCQGFLLQNMVALLTYDDSVKRLLFGKRLPGHNVLGALLVTLQKRIEARKNQAKNR, from the exons ATGCTGTGCCCCGCGCGTTGCTCGTGCTTCCTCTGCCGCGAGCTGCAGTCTTGTCGCGCCGCTGATGCCAGGAAACCCAACTCCAAAAATAACATGTGTGACAATTTCATACTCAAGAAGGCCGAGGCCTGGGAGCCCATGAAGTTTATCCGAGGGGCTGCGCGACTCTCCGTCAGACACTGGCAAAGCAGAGATCCCCTCACCTCCAATAAGACGAGGATCGCGACACACAAGTCCACCAGCTGCGAGCAGCTGTACCCGCATCCTTCCGAGGAGGAGTCGGGACCGTTCGGTATGCGCCGCGCTCCGAGCACCGACCGAGTGAAGCCGCAGTCGGAGCATAAGGCTCTATTTAAGCTCCTTGGGAATTCTCgtagtaagaaaataaacaacagtgATGCTTCGGATTCGAAAGTACGTCGAAGTGTTCTGAATTTCAGAAAAACTGAAGCTCCAAGTTCCAAAAATGTTCACGAGAAGTACATTCCTTTGCCGCAGGTGTCATCGCCCACTGAACACATTTACAGTGAACCTCGACCCACCATACGGAGTCCGCAGTCGCAGTTTGACGAGTGTTGTCGACCTCCGGTATACCAGAGCGTGGAAAAGAGGAAAGAAGAACTTACCAAGTGTTCTGCTGACAAAAAGATATACAGTAACCGCCTTCCGTGTTATGAGGAATTGGCGCAGAGAATTTCCCaggaaaaaaataagaaagcaAACTTACCGCTTACGGAAGGAGGATTGGcgaataaaataacacaaaataacaacaaagttgTCATATATTTTGGTGATTCTATAATTCGTAAACATAATGAACAAAAGAAGGAAGAATATCGCCTTAAAGAGGATCCTCCGAAAGAAGAGGTAATTTATGCAAATCGACTTCTACAAGAAACAGAAAACTTAGGACTTAGTAGGGAAGTGGACAGAGGTGGAGGTGACACTCAGATGGTGTCAGAGATAGAAGTGCCAGAAGCTATTTATTCTGAGATTAAGACTGATGACAGTAAGGATACGCTAGAGATAGTGACCATCAATGACGCGACTTATAAGAAGGATGTTTACGGGACGATGAGTTCTGACGGTTTCATCGTAGTGGAGTTCGAAGGTAACTTCGAAAGAGCTCGTCAGCTGGTGGAGCTGGTGCACGGAGGTGGAGTGGATCACCACGAGGCGACGGTGCTGGATGAAGATGAGCACTGCGACTGGAGCTTCATCCAAGACTGGAGGAAACG GCCATCAAGCGGCTGTCGCCCATCCGAGGAGGGGGCGTGGTGCGGCGGCGTGTCGGGCGCGCGGGCCCTGCGCGTGCGCGTGAGCGGGGCAGCggctgcgcccgcgcccgcgcatGCGCGCCGCCTGTcgccgccgccgcacgcgcACCGCGCCACCACGCCGCCGAGGCCTACTTCACCCACCAATAAAC CAACCCACGAGGAAGCCCCACCAGCGTCAACGGAGGGACCCAGCTCAGCACAGCTCAAGGCAGTTGGCGCGGTGTCCCAGCTGACGGTAGCCAGCGCGCCGGTCCGCAGTGCGCCCGCGCAGAACAGCTACGCGCTAGAGCGGCGCCCGCCGAAGCACGATCATCATCATCGACCAGCTGTTGATTCCGCGCCGCCTGTGCAG AATGGCGTCCGCGAATGCAACAGTAGTTCAGACGAGAACAGGTCGTCCGGACACGCGTCCATGTCGGAcagtggcggcggcggcgaggcCGGACGGGAGGAGCCGCGCCGCACACGGCAGCCACCACATGCACGAACCAAACATCGACCACATAATAAG TTACAGTCACCATGGCCGGGTGGTGGAGGACTGGAAGACATCAGATCAGCTATCAAGCAGCTGACACTTCGCTCCAGAGATAGCAGCAGCACAGCCACCAGTGCATCAAGTGCTGGAGGGGGCAGCAATAATGGCGCTCCAG AGAGCGGTAGTGCAGCGGAGGCTCGAAGAAGACGAGCTCCTCTAGTGCGTCAACCCTCGCTGGACACCGTCTGCACCAATGTTACCAGCGCCGACGAGTTTGTGTGGGTCGATTCGCACAATAG GCTGGTGGAACTACGTTGCGTACCCTGGACAGCAAGCGAAGTCAGTCGTGCGCTACAGGCCGGCCGATGCAGAGATATAGCCCCCAGGATGGCACCTGATACGCCGTCGAGGCTCGCCTACTTACTACAAAG AGCATTGGTGAGGATAGCTCGTGAAGCACAGCGTCTCTCACAGAACTTTGGCTTTTGCTCCAAGCATGAGGTAGCTGGTGCGTTCCGGATAGTCCTCAGCACACCGCTCGCTGACGCATGCATCAAG GGTTGCCAAAGAGCAGCGACAATGTATGCGACATCGGGCAGTGCAGCCAGGCGCTTGGGCTCAGCAGCTCGAGCTCGCACCAGCCTTGCACCAGGACGGTTTCAGAGGTGGATGCTGGATGTTCGTGTAGCGTCATTTATTCATGA ATATGCAGCGATCTACCTCTGCGCTGGAATGGAGACGCTACTAGAGGAGATTGCTCTGATAGCCGGCAGCAGTGCAGCCAATGCACCTATCACACCTGCAGTGGTTGACCACGCTGTCGCTAACTGTGCTGATCTTTGGGGACTTCTCCAGCCATACAGCCACTTGAATGCTGGACGGGTAGCTTCAG GAGCATTATCACTCTCTCGTTGGGAATCCATGAGCTCACTAGGTTCCGGTTCATCTTCAGGAGTGTCCCGCCCTGAACATAGACAATTAGGACTAAGTCACGATTCTGGTATCACTACTAATGGTTCCG GTGGTTCAGGGACTTCTGCAGGTTCAAATAACAGTTCCGGTGGATCAACAGCGTCAGTTCTTCTGACAACGTGTGCTGGATCAGCATCAGAGTTGCGGGCTGTTCTACGAAGGGTTCACCCAAGACTATCGCCACTATCACCTGCTGCAGAACGAGCTCTGTACTATTTTATGAGATGTTCACAA TTGGAGCACTCGAGCACGTCTGGTGGTAGTTGTGGTGGCGCAGGGCTGTGGGGCGAGCGAGGTGCGGGTGCACTGCCGCCGCTGGGCGAGTGGGTACGCGTCATCCGCGCGCACGCCGCACTGCGCCCGCCGCCCGCTGTGCCCGACGCTGATGATGTGTTGCAGGCCGCCCGGCTACTGCTGCCTCACGCTGACTGCCCTCCACGGCCCATAAC AATGGAAGAAGCAATAGAGCCTGTGTGGTCCCGGTGCCCGCGCACTGCGGACGAGCTAAGCAGAGCTGCAGTTGGCGTCGCCCAGAGAGCGCTGCTCAGCGGCCGACCAGATCTAGTGGGTGGAGTTCGAGCGTTGCTGCCACCGGCTGGCATTGACGCGCCTGACGCTTCGGGTCTCACTGCACTCATGAAGGCAGCGTTAGCTGGCGATGAACAGATTGTAGCT ATGCTATTAGAAGCAGGTGCTGACCCAAACATTGAGACGGGTGGTGCGTGTGCGGCCCACTGTGCTGTGCCGCTGTCACCCCGTTCGCCGACCACACAACAGAACACTCCCGCCTATACTCCACCTACCGcag GTTGGACGGCGCTGGTGTACGCATGTAGCGGTGCAGGTGGTGGTGCCGTAGAGTGTGCACGCCGGCTCATAGCCGCTGGCGCCAGGGTAGACGGAGCACCTGCCAGGGGTGACGATGTTTGCACTCTCACTCCTCTACAG GTGGCATGTGGCGTTGGCAACTTGGAACTGGTACAGTTACTGCTATCTCATGGCGCAGATCCGTTCCTCTCGACGCAACTTAACGATGCGTTGTGCTACTCTCCTGCTGCCCAGTACGGGTGCTATAG TGCGGTGGCTGTGTGCTGTGCACATGGTCGGCGCGCTTGTGTGCGGGCAGCGGTCAGAGGAGGAGCACGTGCTGCCCAAGCGGTGCTGTCACTAGAAGAGGTCCTAGCTGAAGGGGCCGCGCCACCGCCACGACCTCCCACCTTCACCAAGCAGCAGCAGCGAGCTCTTAATGATGCCATGTATTGCGCCGCCGAGACTGATCACTTAG ATATTACATTGGAACTACACGCGTTGGGCGTGCCGTGGTCGCTACACGCGTGGACGCTATCGCTGGCTGCCGCAGCAGACGCCGCTCTTGATAGTGTTATCGATCAACTTTTACAAGACTTCCTACAG gtGTGCCCATCTGATGACAGTCACTACAGTAAGCAGTTCATTTACGAGTGCCTCCCCCTGCTGTTTAACATTTTACGGTACAGCAAG GAAGGCACTGTCTTGCTGCTGGCTGACATCCTATGCGCATGCTACGGACGAGAGCCCGTGCCCGGCGTGGCTCAGCCGCCGCCCCCAGCTGGGCCCGCGCCTGCTAGAGTCGACCCCTCATACGTCAACAACCCATCACTAGCTGATGTCACTTTCAG GGTTGAAGGACGGTTGTTCTACGGCCACAAAATAGTCCTTGTATCGGAGTCACCGCGGCTAAGAGCCATGCTAGCGCCTGCGAGATCATCGAATGAAGCTCTGCCAGTCGCCAACACCCCACCTCTCGTCCAAATCAATGACATCCGATATCATATCTTTGAG CAAGTGATGAAGTACCTATACTCCGGAGGCTGCACGGGACTGGACATCCCGGAGACTGACGTGCTGGAGGTGCTGGCTGCCGCCTCCTTCTTCCAGCTTCTGCCGCTACAGAGGCACTGCGAGGCGAGAGCAGCCAAATCTGTAGACTTACATAACCTTGTTTCAGTCTATATTCATGCTAAG GTCTATGGTGCTACTCAGCTGTTAGAATACTGTCAAGGATTCCTTCTGCAAAACATGGTAGCTCTTCTCACGTACGATGATTCCGTCAAACGTTTGCTCTTCGGGAAAAGACTGCCCGGCCATAACGTTTTGGGTGCTCTGTTGGTTACATTACAAAAAAGAATCGAAGCCAGAAAAAATCAAGCTAAAAATAGATAA